A region of Labeo rohita strain BAU-BD-2019 chromosome 2, IGBB_LRoh.1.0, whole genome shotgun sequence DNA encodes the following proteins:
- the zgc:136930 gene encoding thread biopolymer filament subunit gamma isoform X1, with protein MALSVSLSSSRMSGGYGGFGAGGGGARLGLGLGGGAGLGGGLGLGGGLGFAAGGGLGLGGGLGFGAGGGLGLGLGGGAGAGAGLALGGGGGGGALVASPAFAMGRAIAAGGLGASAALAAGSASGAAVAPILSRAAEKHTLSGLNDRFSTYMAKVRALQQENAALEAKLSQLTGGTDVSQESSVTATVEYEAQLSEYRSTLETLTIDTIKLEIELDNVRGTAHELKAKLDFEQGVKFQLESDIAAMKKDIELASDLRIDLDAKYSSLKNELDFVNKTQEEELSSLQSKLGTTTMDTSVSMIEVDTGKSFDISAALNKMRMEYEKSVQQHRDEAEAYYKLKMDEIQTVNAKNTEAVSSAKTEITAARKELQALNLELQGLVAANMTLEQSLAEAQAQSSVGVAEYQAQIASLTSAIEVAKADLHKQILAYQELLDIKLALDVEISTYRKLLEGDDFKVPEFTESSYTFSGRALPHTSTPQDSPNNPAPKDIQTRYFLTGKFHFNMQGQCRTETASGL; from the exons ATGGCTTTGTCCGTTTCCTTGTCCTCTTCCAGAATGTCTGGGGGTTATGGAGGGTTTGGTGCAGGTGGTGGTGGAGCAAGATTGGGTCTGGGGCTGGGGGGTGGTGCTGGTTTAGGTGGAGGTCTTGGCCTGGGAGGGGGACTGGGCTTTGCAGCTGGTGGAGGTCTTGGCCTGGGAGGAGGACTGGGCTTTGGAGCTGGTGGAGGTCTTGGCCTTGGCCTTGGTGGAGGTGCAGGAGCAGGTGCTGGATTGGCACTGGGTGGTGGTGGCGGCGGTGGTGCACTGGTTGCCAGTCCTGCATTCGCAATGGGTCGTGCCATTGCTGCAGGAGGTCTCGGTGCAAGCGCTGCGCTCGCTGCCGGTTCAGCATCAGGTGCTGCTGTGGCCCCGATACTCTCCAGAGCAGCTGAGAAGCACACTCTCTCTGGGCTGAATGACCGCTTTTCCACATACATGGCCAAAGTACGGGCGCTGCAGCAGGAGAACGCAGCTCTGGAGGCCAAGCTGTCCCAGCTGACTGGGGGGACGGATGTGTCCCAAGAATCATCCGTGACTGCCACGGTGGAGTATGAGGCACAGCTGAGTGAATATCGCAGCACACTGGAAACTCTCACCATCGACACCATCAAACTGGAGATTGAGCTGGACAATGTTCGTGGAACCGCCCATGAACTGAAGGCAAA gcTTGACTTTGAACAAGGAGTGAAGTTTCAGCTTGAGTCTGATATTGCTGCCATGAAAAAG GACATAGAATTGGCCTCTGACCTAAGAATTGATTTGGATGCCAAATACTCCAGCCTGAAGAATGAACTGGACTTCgtcaacaaaacacaagaagAG GAACTGTCATCTCTACAGTCTAAACTGGGCACGACAACAATGGACACTTCAGTCTCAATGATTGAAGTAGACACTGGCAAGTCCTTTGACATCTCTGCAGCTCTCAACAAGATGCGTATGGAGTATGAGAAATCTGTGCAGCAACACAGAGATGAGGCTGAGGCGTATTACAAACTCAAG ATGGATGAAATTCAGACGGTCAACGCCAAAAACACAGAGGCCGTATCATCAGCTAAAACTGAGATCACAGCAGCCAGGAAAGAGCTGCAGGCGCTGAATTTAGAGCTTCAAGGGCTTGTGGCTgca AACATGACTCTGGAGCAGAGTTTAGCAGAAGCCCAGGCCCAGTCCAGTGTGGGTGTTGCTGAGTACCAGGCACAGATCGCAAGCCTCACATCAGCCATAGAAGTGGCTAAAGCAGACCTCCACAAACAGATCCTGGCCTACCAAGAGCTGCTGGACATCAAACTCGCCCTTGACGTTGAGATCTCCACCTACAGAAAATTGCTGGAAGGAGATGACTTCAA GGTGCCCGAGTTTACAGAGTCATCCTACACTTTTTCAG GGAGGGCCCTGCCCCACACCAGCACTCCCCAGGACTCCCCCAATAACCCTGCCCCAAAGGACATACAAACTAGATACTTCCTGACAGGCAAGTTTCACTTTAATATGCAAGGGCAGTGTAGGACAGAAACTGCTTCAggtttataa
- the zgc:136930 gene encoding thread biopolymer filament subunit gamma isoform X2, with the protein MALSVSLSSSRMSGGYGGFGAGGGGARLGLGLGGGAGLGGGLGLGGGLGFAAGGGLGLGGGLGFGAGGGLGLGLGGGAGAGAGLALGGGGGGGALVASPAFAMGRAIAAGGLGASAALAAGSASGAAVAPILSRAAEKHTLSGLNDRFSTYMAKVRALQQENAALEAKLSQLTGGTDVSQESSVTATVEYEAQLSEYRSTLETLTIDTIKLEIELDNVRGTAHELKAKLDFEQGVKFQLESDIAAMKKDIELASDLRIDLDAKYSSLKNELDFVNKTQEEELSSLQSKLGTTTMDTSVSMIEVDTGKSFDISAALNKMRMEYEKSVQQHRDEAEAYYKLKMDEIQTVNAKNTEAVSSAKTEITAARKELQALNLELQGLVAANMTLEQSLAEAQAQSSVGVAEYQAQIASLTSAIEVAKADLHKQILAYQELLDIKLALDVEISTYRKLLEGDDFKVPEFTESSYTFSAGKIKVKEIITETSVISDADDTESS; encoded by the exons ATGGCTTTGTCCGTTTCCTTGTCCTCTTCCAGAATGTCTGGGGGTTATGGAGGGTTTGGTGCAGGTGGTGGTGGAGCAAGATTGGGTCTGGGGCTGGGGGGTGGTGCTGGTTTAGGTGGAGGTCTTGGCCTGGGAGGGGGACTGGGCTTTGCAGCTGGTGGAGGTCTTGGCCTGGGAGGAGGACTGGGCTTTGGAGCTGGTGGAGGTCTTGGCCTTGGCCTTGGTGGAGGTGCAGGAGCAGGTGCTGGATTGGCACTGGGTGGTGGTGGCGGCGGTGGTGCACTGGTTGCCAGTCCTGCATTCGCAATGGGTCGTGCCATTGCTGCAGGAGGTCTCGGTGCAAGCGCTGCGCTCGCTGCCGGTTCAGCATCAGGTGCTGCTGTGGCCCCGATACTCTCCAGAGCAGCTGAGAAGCACACTCTCTCTGGGCTGAATGACCGCTTTTCCACATACATGGCCAAAGTACGGGCGCTGCAGCAGGAGAACGCAGCTCTGGAGGCCAAGCTGTCCCAGCTGACTGGGGGGACGGATGTGTCCCAAGAATCATCCGTGACTGCCACGGTGGAGTATGAGGCACAGCTGAGTGAATATCGCAGCACACTGGAAACTCTCACCATCGACACCATCAAACTGGAGATTGAGCTGGACAATGTTCGTGGAACCGCCCATGAACTGAAGGCAAA gcTTGACTTTGAACAAGGAGTGAAGTTTCAGCTTGAGTCTGATATTGCTGCCATGAAAAAG GACATAGAATTGGCCTCTGACCTAAGAATTGATTTGGATGCCAAATACTCCAGCCTGAAGAATGAACTGGACTTCgtcaacaaaacacaagaagAG GAACTGTCATCTCTACAGTCTAAACTGGGCACGACAACAATGGACACTTCAGTCTCAATGATTGAAGTAGACACTGGCAAGTCCTTTGACATCTCTGCAGCTCTCAACAAGATGCGTATGGAGTATGAGAAATCTGTGCAGCAACACAGAGATGAGGCTGAGGCGTATTACAAACTCAAG ATGGATGAAATTCAGACGGTCAACGCCAAAAACACAGAGGCCGTATCATCAGCTAAAACTGAGATCACAGCAGCCAGGAAAGAGCTGCAGGCGCTGAATTTAGAGCTTCAAGGGCTTGTGGCTgca AACATGACTCTGGAGCAGAGTTTAGCAGAAGCCCAGGCCCAGTCCAGTGTGGGTGTTGCTGAGTACCAGGCACAGATCGCAAGCCTCACATCAGCCATAGAAGTGGCTAAAGCAGACCTCCACAAACAGATCCTGGCCTACCAAGAGCTGCTGGACATCAAACTCGCCCTTGACGTTGAGATCTCCACCTACAGAAAATTGCTGGAAGGAGATGACTTCAA GGTGCCCGAGTTTACAGAGTCATCCTACACTTTTTCAG CTGGGAAAATAAAGGTCAAAGAAATTATTACAG AGACATCCGTCATCTCTGATGCAGATGACACTGAATCCTCTTGA
- the ccr9a gene encoding C-C chemokine receptor type 9a, with translation MNTTASTTLIPGLTDYEYEDSSTTMGDYDDGSICDKSAVREFRKYYEPALYWIIVILGAIGNFLVVWIYTHFKNRLKAMTDVYLLNLALADLFFLCTLPFWAADSISGWTFGSPLCKIVSAIYKINFFSSMFLLTCISVDRYIVIVQTTKAQNSKKDRLLYSKLVCVLVWLLAIVMSIPEFLFARSKKDDQDNHFCMMVYWNNENNRTKILVLALQICMGFCIPLIVMIFCYANIIRTLLKTRSFEKHKAMRVILAVVTVFIISQLPYNGMLVLEATQAANMTITDCKEVQRFDITGQILKSLAYMHSCLNPFLYAFVGVRFRKDVIRLFQNFGCIPSFKSHKLSSHKSPRPSIMSDTDTTNALSL, from the exons ATGAACACAACTGCGTCTACAACCCTGATACCTGGGTTGACAGACTAT GAGTATGAAGATTCTTCCACAACTATGGGTGATTATGACGATGGCTCAATATGTGACAAATCAGCAGTGCGAGAGTTTCGAAAGTACTATGAGCCTGCTCTCTATTGGATAATTGTGATTCTGGGAGCCATTGGCAACTTTCTGGTGGTCTGGATATACACCCACTTCAAAAACCGGCTGAAGGCGATGACGGACGTTTATCTACTGAACCTGGCTCTTGCCGACTTGTTCTTCCTCTGCACTCTGCCCTTTTGGGCAGCCGATTCCATCTCTGGTTGGACATTTGGCTCGCCACTCTGCAAAATCGTCTCTgccatttataaaataaacttctTCAGCAGCATGTTTCTACTTACCTGCATCAGCGTCGACCGCTACATAGTGATAGTCCAGACTACCAAAGCGCAGAACTCCAAGAAGGATCGTCTCCTGTACAGCAAACTCGTCTGCGTGTTAGTCTGGCTCCTGGCGATCGTGATGTCCATCCCAGAGTTTCTCTTCGCTCGTTCGAAAAAGGACGATCAGGACAATCACTTTTGCATGATGGTTTATTGGAACAATGAAAACAATCGTACGAAAATACTGGTCCTGGCTCTCCAGATCTGCATGGGCTTCTGCATCCCTCTCATAGTGATGATCTTTTGCTATGCCAACATCATACGCACCTTGCTAAAGACGAGGAGCTTCGAGAAGCACAAGGCCATGCGGGTCATCCTGGCAGTTGTGACGGTGTTTATTATCTCTCAGCTTCCGTACAACGGCATGTTGGTCTTGGAAGCCACGCAGGCAGCCAATATGACCATCACAGACTGCAAAGAGGTCCAACGCTTTGACATCACCGGCCAAATTTTGAAGAGTCTCGCTTACATGCACAGCTGCCTAAATCCGTTCCTCTATGCCTTCGTTGGAGTGCGTTTCCGAAAAGATGTCATTCGACTTTTCCAAAATTTTGGCTGTATTCCAAGCTTCAAGAGCCACAAGTTATCGAGCCACAAGTCGCCACGCCCCTCTATTATGTCAGACACAGATACCACCAATGCGCTCTCATTATGA
- the LOC127154194 gene encoding uncharacterized protein LOC127154194 isoform X3 gives MESTKDKKDEEWLAAHLFTCLPRLLLETMLYLTGLFFIPGAFLSTEFDKDVYITQLVQRLESLHMSAVVNTQQVSLVGSISNGCTAQEPTTCCSQTKSSQVSKQHHKTQLRMLSHRWQRLGLQPPILWDTQEHKPEVKTRPELEIHPIQVSRIVSPKDEIKKISNSFCSRSNIEPLGGNATEPSVESENSDLSDQEKDNNPILKWETPVELDLRPDSFDRDLEPTETGEQVYPEVLPFPLKDLDFSQLQCTADDSESQHDPCLTAMAARLIKLEKLQTATIQKEQGKAVRSRPATALVRSTNRLRRIESPCSQVELLRTKSNSVLDVTKLTLSSSSHSKSTHRNRPSQNEKVLIGFQQPSALPKKPHSGVVRLKTAKALVQDLVHLNSSPKRCKPTKKAMIKPQKTSSEKTNVPAKAFCRKT, from the exons ATGGAAAGCACAAAGGACAAAAAGGATGAAGAATGGCTTGCAGCGCACCTGTTTACCTGTCTACCTCGCCTACT ACTTGAAACAATGCTTTACCTTACGGGCCTTTTTTTCATCCCAGGTGCCTTTTTATCAACAGAGTTTGATAAG GACGTCTACATTACTCAGTTAGTACAGCGACTGGAGAGTCTGCACATGTCTGCGGTAGTGAACACACAACAG gtaTCTTTGGTAGGCAGCATTTCTAATGGCTGTACGGCACAAGAACCAACCACCTgttgcagccaaacaaaatcatCCCAAGT ctCAAAGCAACATCATAAAACCCAGTTAAGGATGCTGTCACACAGATGGCAGAGGCTTGGTCTTCAGCCTCCAATCCTCTGGGACACACAAGAACACAAACCTGAGGTAAAAACCAGACCAGAACTGGAAATCCACCCCATACAGGTCAGCCGCATTGTTTCTCCAAAAGATGAGATCAAGAAAATCAGTAATTCCTTTTGTAGCAGATCCAATATTGAACCTCTTGGAGGAAATGCTACTGAACCTTCAGTCGAATCTGAAAACAGTGACCTCTCTGATCAAGAGAAAGACAATAATCCAATACTAAAATGGGAAACTCCTGTAGAATTGGACCTGAGGCCAGACTCATTTGATAGAGATCTCGAACCTACAGAGACTGGAGAGCAAGTGTATCCCGAGGTTCTTCCATTTCCACTCAAAGATCTCGACTTTAGTCAGTTGCAGTGCACAGCGGATGATTCGGAGAGCCAGCACGACCCTTGTCTCACCGCTATGGCTGCACGCTTGATAAAGCTGGAGAAACTTCAGACTGCGACTATACAGAAAGAACAAGGAAAAGCAGTCAGATCTCGTCCGGCAACTGCTTTGGTTCGAAGCACCAATCGTCTGAGACGTATAGAAAGCCCTTGCTCTCAGGTAGAACTCTTGAGGACTAAAAGCAATTCAGTTTTAGATGTAACAAAACTCACCCTTTCTTCAAGCTCTCATTCAAAGTCTACGCATCGCAATCGCCCCTCGCAAAATGAGAAGGTGTTAATTGGATTTCAGCAACCGTCAGCTTTACCTAAGAAACCACACTCTGGTGTGGTCAGATTAAAGACTGCTAAAGCCCTTGTTCAAGATCTTGTTCATTTGAACAGTAGTCCAAAGAGATGCAAACCCACAAAGAAAGCCATGATAAAGCCTCAGAAGACTTCTTCTGAAAAGACTAATGTTCCCGCTAAAGCTTTTTGCAGGAAAACatga
- the LOC127154194 gene encoding uncharacterized protein LOC127154194 isoform X1 — translation MESTKDKKDEEWLAAHLFTCLPRLLLETMLYLTGLFFIPGAFLSTEFDKDVYITQLVQRLESLHMSAVVNTQQKVKRLTDASEGNTTGGKNFLNLKIRVSLVGSISNGCTAQEPTTCCSQTKSSQVSKQHHKTQLRMLSHRWQRLGLQPPILWDTQEHKPEVKTRPELEIHPIQVSRIVSPKDEIKKISNSFCSRSNIEPLGGNATEPSVESENSDLSDQEKDNNPILKWETPVELDLRPDSFDRDLEPTETGEQVYPEVLPFPLKDLDFSQLQCTADDSESQHDPCLTAMAARLIKLEKLQTATIQKEQGKAVRSRPATALVRSTNRLRRIESPCSQVELLRTKSNSVLDVTKLTLSSSSHSKSTHRNRPSQNEKVLIGFQQPSALPKKPHSGVVRLKTAKALVQDLVHLNSSPKRCKPTKKAMIKPQKTSSEKTNVPAKAFCRKT, via the exons ATGGAAAGCACAAAGGACAAAAAGGATGAAGAATGGCTTGCAGCGCACCTGTTTACCTGTCTACCTCGCCTACT ACTTGAAACAATGCTTTACCTTACGGGCCTTTTTTTCATCCCAGGTGCCTTTTTATCAACAGAGTTTGATAAG GACGTCTACATTACTCAGTTAGTACAGCGACTGGAGAGTCTGCACATGTCTGCGGTAGTGAACACACAACAG aaggttaaaaggctcactgatgcttcagaaggaaacacgaccgggggtaaaaactttttgaatttgaagatcagg gtaTCTTTGGTAGGCAGCATTTCTAATGGCTGTACGGCACAAGAACCAACCACCTgttgcagccaaacaaaatcatCCCAAGT ctCAAAGCAACATCATAAAACCCAGTTAAGGATGCTGTCACACAGATGGCAGAGGCTTGGTCTTCAGCCTCCAATCCTCTGGGACACACAAGAACACAAACCTGAGGTAAAAACCAGACCAGAACTGGAAATCCACCCCATACAGGTCAGCCGCATTGTTTCTCCAAAAGATGAGATCAAGAAAATCAGTAATTCCTTTTGTAGCAGATCCAATATTGAACCTCTTGGAGGAAATGCTACTGAACCTTCAGTCGAATCTGAAAACAGTGACCTCTCTGATCAAGAGAAAGACAATAATCCAATACTAAAATGGGAAACTCCTGTAGAATTGGACCTGAGGCCAGACTCATTTGATAGAGATCTCGAACCTACAGAGACTGGAGAGCAAGTGTATCCCGAGGTTCTTCCATTTCCACTCAAAGATCTCGACTTTAGTCAGTTGCAGTGCACAGCGGATGATTCGGAGAGCCAGCACGACCCTTGTCTCACCGCTATGGCTGCACGCTTGATAAAGCTGGAGAAACTTCAGACTGCGACTATACAGAAAGAACAAGGAAAAGCAGTCAGATCTCGTCCGGCAACTGCTTTGGTTCGAAGCACCAATCGTCTGAGACGTATAGAAAGCCCTTGCTCTCAGGTAGAACTCTTGAGGACTAAAAGCAATTCAGTTTTAGATGTAACAAAACTCACCCTTTCTTCAAGCTCTCATTCAAAGTCTACGCATCGCAATCGCCCCTCGCAAAATGAGAAGGTGTTAATTGGATTTCAGCAACCGTCAGCTTTACCTAAGAAACCACACTCTGGTGTGGTCAGATTAAAGACTGCTAAAGCCCTTGTTCAAGATCTTGTTCATTTGAACAGTAGTCCAAAGAGATGCAAACCCACAAAGAAAGCCATGATAAAGCCTCAGAAGACTTCTTCTGAAAAGACTAATGTTCCCGCTAAAGCTTTTTGCAGGAAAACatga
- the LOC127154194 gene encoding uncharacterized protein LOC127154194 isoform X2 codes for MACSAPVYLSTSPTGNWRVQSRFQTDLTPPLEGAFLSTEFDKDVYITQLVQRLESLHMSAVVNTQQKVKRLTDASEGNTTGGKNFLNLKIRVSLVGSISNGCTAQEPTTCCSQTKSSQVSKQHHKTQLRMLSHRWQRLGLQPPILWDTQEHKPEVKTRPELEIHPIQVSRIVSPKDEIKKISNSFCSRSNIEPLGGNATEPSVESENSDLSDQEKDNNPILKWETPVELDLRPDSFDRDLEPTETGEQVYPEVLPFPLKDLDFSQLQCTADDSESQHDPCLTAMAARLIKLEKLQTATIQKEQGKAVRSRPATALVRSTNRLRRIESPCSQVELLRTKSNSVLDVTKLTLSSSSHSKSTHRNRPSQNEKVLIGFQQPSALPKKPHSGVVRLKTAKALVQDLVHLNSSPKRCKPTKKAMIKPQKTSSEKTNVPAKAFCRKT; via the exons ATGGCTTGCAGCGCACCTGTTTACCTGTCTACCTCGCCTACT GGTAACTGGCGGGTCCAGAGCAGGTTTCAGACAGATCTTACACCACCACTTGAAG GTGCCTTTTTATCAACAGAGTTTGATAAG GACGTCTACATTACTCAGTTAGTACAGCGACTGGAGAGTCTGCACATGTCTGCGGTAGTGAACACACAACAG aaggttaaaaggctcactgatgcttcagaaggaaacacgaccgggggtaaaaactttttgaatttgaagatcagg gtaTCTTTGGTAGGCAGCATTTCTAATGGCTGTACGGCACAAGAACCAACCACCTgttgcagccaaacaaaatcatCCCAAGT ctCAAAGCAACATCATAAAACCCAGTTAAGGATGCTGTCACACAGATGGCAGAGGCTTGGTCTTCAGCCTCCAATCCTCTGGGACACACAAGAACACAAACCTGAGGTAAAAACCAGACCAGAACTGGAAATCCACCCCATACAGGTCAGCCGCATTGTTTCTCCAAAAGATGAGATCAAGAAAATCAGTAATTCCTTTTGTAGCAGATCCAATATTGAACCTCTTGGAGGAAATGCTACTGAACCTTCAGTCGAATCTGAAAACAGTGACCTCTCTGATCAAGAGAAAGACAATAATCCAATACTAAAATGGGAAACTCCTGTAGAATTGGACCTGAGGCCAGACTCATTTGATAGAGATCTCGAACCTACAGAGACTGGAGAGCAAGTGTATCCCGAGGTTCTTCCATTTCCACTCAAAGATCTCGACTTTAGTCAGTTGCAGTGCACAGCGGATGATTCGGAGAGCCAGCACGACCCTTGTCTCACCGCTATGGCTGCACGCTTGATAAAGCTGGAGAAACTTCAGACTGCGACTATACAGAAAGAACAAGGAAAAGCAGTCAGATCTCGTCCGGCAACTGCTTTGGTTCGAAGCACCAATCGTCTGAGACGTATAGAAAGCCCTTGCTCTCAGGTAGAACTCTTGAGGACTAAAAGCAATTCAGTTTTAGATGTAACAAAACTCACCCTTTCTTCAAGCTCTCATTCAAAGTCTACGCATCGCAATCGCCCCTCGCAAAATGAGAAGGTGTTAATTGGATTTCAGCAACCGTCAGCTTTACCTAAGAAACCACACTCTGGTGTGGTCAGATTAAAGACTGCTAAAGCCCTTGTTCAAGATCTTGTTCATTTGAACAGTAGTCCAAAGAGATGCAAACCCACAAAGAAAGCCATGATAAAGCCTCAGAAGACTTCTTCTGAAAAGACTAATGTTCCCGCTAAAGCTTTTTGCAGGAAAACatga
- the LOC127154194 gene encoding uncharacterized protein LOC127154194 isoform X4, which translates to MACSAPVYLSTSPTGNWRVQSRFQTDLTPPLEGAFLSTEFDKDVYITQLVQRLESLHMSAVVNTQQVSLVGSISNGCTAQEPTTCCSQTKSSQVSKQHHKTQLRMLSHRWQRLGLQPPILWDTQEHKPEVKTRPELEIHPIQVSRIVSPKDEIKKISNSFCSRSNIEPLGGNATEPSVESENSDLSDQEKDNNPILKWETPVELDLRPDSFDRDLEPTETGEQVYPEVLPFPLKDLDFSQLQCTADDSESQHDPCLTAMAARLIKLEKLQTATIQKEQGKAVRSRPATALVRSTNRLRRIESPCSQVELLRTKSNSVLDVTKLTLSSSSHSKSTHRNRPSQNEKVLIGFQQPSALPKKPHSGVVRLKTAKALVQDLVHLNSSPKRCKPTKKAMIKPQKTSSEKTNVPAKAFCRKT; encoded by the exons ATGGCTTGCAGCGCACCTGTTTACCTGTCTACCTCGCCTACT GGTAACTGGCGGGTCCAGAGCAGGTTTCAGACAGATCTTACACCACCACTTGAAG GTGCCTTTTTATCAACAGAGTTTGATAAG GACGTCTACATTACTCAGTTAGTACAGCGACTGGAGAGTCTGCACATGTCTGCGGTAGTGAACACACAACAG gtaTCTTTGGTAGGCAGCATTTCTAATGGCTGTACGGCACAAGAACCAACCACCTgttgcagccaaacaaaatcatCCCAAGT ctCAAAGCAACATCATAAAACCCAGTTAAGGATGCTGTCACACAGATGGCAGAGGCTTGGTCTTCAGCCTCCAATCCTCTGGGACACACAAGAACACAAACCTGAGGTAAAAACCAGACCAGAACTGGAAATCCACCCCATACAGGTCAGCCGCATTGTTTCTCCAAAAGATGAGATCAAGAAAATCAGTAATTCCTTTTGTAGCAGATCCAATATTGAACCTCTTGGAGGAAATGCTACTGAACCTTCAGTCGAATCTGAAAACAGTGACCTCTCTGATCAAGAGAAAGACAATAATCCAATACTAAAATGGGAAACTCCTGTAGAATTGGACCTGAGGCCAGACTCATTTGATAGAGATCTCGAACCTACAGAGACTGGAGAGCAAGTGTATCCCGAGGTTCTTCCATTTCCACTCAAAGATCTCGACTTTAGTCAGTTGCAGTGCACAGCGGATGATTCGGAGAGCCAGCACGACCCTTGTCTCACCGCTATGGCTGCACGCTTGATAAAGCTGGAGAAACTTCAGACTGCGACTATACAGAAAGAACAAGGAAAAGCAGTCAGATCTCGTCCGGCAACTGCTTTGGTTCGAAGCACCAATCGTCTGAGACGTATAGAAAGCCCTTGCTCTCAGGTAGAACTCTTGAGGACTAAAAGCAATTCAGTTTTAGATGTAACAAAACTCACCCTTTCTTCAAGCTCTCATTCAAAGTCTACGCATCGCAATCGCCCCTCGCAAAATGAGAAGGTGTTAATTGGATTTCAGCAACCGTCAGCTTTACCTAAGAAACCACACTCTGGTGTGGTCAGATTAAAGACTGCTAAAGCCCTTGTTCAAGATCTTGTTCATTTGAACAGTAGTCCAAAGAGATGCAAACCCACAAAGAAAGCCATGATAAAGCCTCAGAAGACTTCTTCTGAAAAGACTAATGTTCCCGCTAAAGCTTTTTGCAGGAAAACatga
- the LOC127154194 gene encoding uncharacterized protein LOC127154194 isoform X5, producing the protein MILRSIFSIHMQLLQKVKRLTDASEGNTTGGKNFLNLKIRVSLVGSISNGCTAQEPTTCCSQTKSSQVSKQHHKTQLRMLSHRWQRLGLQPPILWDTQEHKPEVKTRPELEIHPIQVSRIVSPKDEIKKISNSFCSRSNIEPLGGNATEPSVESENSDLSDQEKDNNPILKWETPVELDLRPDSFDRDLEPTETGEQVYPEVLPFPLKDLDFSQLQCTADDSESQHDPCLTAMAARLIKLEKLQTATIQKEQGKAVRSRPATALVRSTNRLRRIESPCSQVELLRTKSNSVLDVTKLTLSSSSHSKSTHRNRPSQNEKVLIGFQQPSALPKKPHSGVVRLKTAKALVQDLVHLNSSPKRCKPTKKAMIKPQKTSSEKTNVPAKAFCRKT; encoded by the exons atgattttgagatccattttttccattcatatgcaactattacagaaggttaaaaggctcactgatgcttcagaaggaaacacgaccgggggtaaaaactttttgaatttgaagatcagg gtaTCTTTGGTAGGCAGCATTTCTAATGGCTGTACGGCACAAGAACCAACCACCTgttgcagccaaacaaaatcatCCCAAGT ctCAAAGCAACATCATAAAACCCAGTTAAGGATGCTGTCACACAGATGGCAGAGGCTTGGTCTTCAGCCTCCAATCCTCTGGGACACACAAGAACACAAACCTGAGGTAAAAACCAGACCAGAACTGGAAATCCACCCCATACAGGTCAGCCGCATTGTTTCTCCAAAAGATGAGATCAAGAAAATCAGTAATTCCTTTTGTAGCAGATCCAATATTGAACCTCTTGGAGGAAATGCTACTGAACCTTCAGTCGAATCTGAAAACAGTGACCTCTCTGATCAAGAGAAAGACAATAATCCAATACTAAAATGGGAAACTCCTGTAGAATTGGACCTGAGGCCAGACTCATTTGATAGAGATCTCGAACCTACAGAGACTGGAGAGCAAGTGTATCCCGAGGTTCTTCCATTTCCACTCAAAGATCTCGACTTTAGTCAGTTGCAGTGCACAGCGGATGATTCGGAGAGCCAGCACGACCCTTGTCTCACCGCTATGGCTGCACGCTTGATAAAGCTGGAGAAACTTCAGACTGCGACTATACAGAAAGAACAAGGAAAAGCAGTCAGATCTCGTCCGGCAACTGCTTTGGTTCGAAGCACCAATCGTCTGAGACGTATAGAAAGCCCTTGCTCTCAGGTAGAACTCTTGAGGACTAAAAGCAATTCAGTTTTAGATGTAACAAAACTCACCCTTTCTTCAAGCTCTCATTCAAAGTCTACGCATCGCAATCGCCCCTCGCAAAATGAGAAGGTGTTAATTGGATTTCAGCAACCGTCAGCTTTACCTAAGAAACCACACTCTGGTGTGGTCAGATTAAAGACTGCTAAAGCCCTTGTTCAAGATCTTGTTCATTTGAACAGTAGTCCAAAGAGATGCAAACCCACAAAGAAAGCCATGATAAAGCCTCAGAAGACTTCTTCTGAAAAGACTAATGTTCCCGCTAAAGCTTTTTGCAGGAAAACatga